The sequence CATAAAACCGTGTCCTTTTCAAAGCAATCAAAAATAGCCATAATCAATTCCTCCTTTTCAGTAACAGTATACGAAAAAGGCATAAAATGTGTGCAAAAAAAATTGACTTTTTTTTTGAATCGGTGTACAATAAATACTATGGAGGGATGCACGAAATGAATATCATGATTTTAACTGTTTCGGCAGGTCAGGGACATCATGCCACCGGACGTGCCATTACGGAATATTTTGAAAGCAAGGGTCACACCACAAAAACGGTGGATGTGTATGAATATATCAGTCCGATTATCAGCAAAAGTATCGAAAAAGGGTATCTGGTCAGCACCAAATACACCAAAAAAGCCTATCGTCAGTTTTACAGAAAAGCTGAAACCGTAACCCGTCCGACCTTTTCGTATGCCACCAACCGCGCATTCGGAAAGCTGTTCCGTTCCTGCATCAAGGAATTTATGCCGGATGCCATCATTTGCACCCATGTCTGGGCGGCACAGTTTATTGACTCCTACATCAACAAATACGGTGCAGGCAAAATGATTACGGTAGGTGTGGTAACCGATTTTGTGTTACATCCTTACTGGGAGCGCACAAAAGTAGACTACCTCATTACCGCAAGCGAGCTTTTAAACCGCAGTATTCAGAAGAAAAACATCCCCCTCGAAAAGGTTCGCGCCTTCGGCATCCCGATTCGCAATCAGTTTTCAACACCCCTTTCCCGTAAAGAGGCGTGCCAAAAGCTTGGCATTCCGGACAAGATCACCATTTTAATCATGTCCGGCTCCATGGGCTACGGCAATGTTGCACGCCATATTCTGGCACTAGACAGCCTGGATCAGGATTTCCAGATTCTTGCGGTGTGCGGTCGGAATAAGCATCTTCAGCATTCTTTAGAAAAACTGGATTTAAAGAAAGATTTATTCGTATACGGCTATACAGACGAAGTCCATGTAATGATGGACGCAGCCTCCTGCATTGTCACAAAGCCGGGTGGACTTTCGGTTTCGGAAAGCCTGGCAAAAGGCTTGCCCATGATTTTAATGAACCCCATCCCGGGTCAGGAGGACCGTAACTTAGACTTTATGTTAAACAACGGCCTTGCTCAGTATGTCACCAAACTGCATCCTCTGGACGAGGCGGTATTTCAGCTGTTTTCAAGTCCCGATTTACTGGAAAACAGACGTCGTGTGGCACAGGCTTTCGGCAAACCAAACGCAACACAGGATTTGTGCGAATTTATAATTGAGGTACACAATGAACGAAAAGCAAACGGCTCTTGAAATCATCAGAAGCTTAAACCGTAACGGGCACAAAGCCTATCTTGTAGGTGGCTCGGTACGGGATATGCTGATGCAAAAAACACCCTATGATTTTGACATTGCCACCTCTGCCCTTCCGGCAGAGGTTAAACGTATTTTCAATAAAACCATCGACACCGGCCTAAAGCACGGCACCGTTACGGTTTTAGAGCGGGGGGCTTCCTTTGAAGTTACCACCTTCCGCACCGAAAGCACCTATTTCAATCACAGAGCACCTGACATGGTGGAATTTGTTTCGGACATCCAAGAGGATTTGAAACGGCGTGATTTTACCATTAATGCCATGGCATATCATCCGGGCGAAGGGATGATTGACCCCTATGGCGGTCAGACCGACCTTGAAACCAAAACCATCCGCTGTGTAGGTGACCCTGAAACCCGTTTTGAAGAGGATGCCCTCCGCATGCTCCGTTGTGTCCGTTTTGCCTGCAAGACCAATTTTAAGGTGCATCCGGGCACCCTATCTGCCATGCACAAAAAACGGGTGCTTTTACAGCATGTAAGTGCTGAACGGATATATGATGAACTAACCAAATGCCTGCTTTCGGATTTTCCCGAGCGATTGCGTGTGGGCTTCGAAACCGGTCTTTTTGAGGTGATTCTGCCGGAACTTCACGCTTGCTTTTTAACCGAACAAAATACAAAATATCATTTATATAATGCAGGCGACCACATTTTAAAGGCAGTCTGCACTGCACCGAAGGACAAAACAGTTCGCTTTGCCGCTCTTTTGCATGACATTGCAAAGCCGCAAAGCAAAACCACAGACGCAGACGGACAAGACCATTTTAAGGGTCATGAAGAGAAAAGTGCGATGCTGGCAACCGATATTCTGCACCGCTTAAAAGCCGAAAAAGCATTAATTTCAGATGTAAGCATATTAATTGCAAACCACAGAGCACAGGATTACCCCGACAAGTACGCGGTCAAGCAAAAAATCCGTGCGGTAGGTAAACAGCGGTTTCCGCTTTTTTTGGAGCTTTTAAAGGCAGATACTGCCGCACACAATCCCGAATTTACTTCGTTGAGACTGAAAGCACAACAGTATTTAGAACAGACCTATCTTGAAATTCTGCAAAGCCAAGAGCCTCTTGAAATCAAAGACCTCGCCCTTTCGGGCAAGGATTTACTGCAGGCAGGCTACACAGGCACGGAAATCGGTGAAAAACTGAATGCCCTTTTAGAGCTTGTGCTTCAACGCCCTGAGTTAAACACCAAAAACGCATTACTGGAAAGGATTTAATTATGATTTGGAGAATTTACTTACAAAAAGCAAGAAATGCCAATGCAAAGGGCGATACTGACCTTGCAATTTCCTATATGTATCAGATGTTAAAATACCGCCCCAACGCAAAAGCCAAAATTCTGCTGGGCTATTTTCTGCTGAAAAAAAACAGAATCGAGCAGGCAGAAGAAATTTTTGAAAAGCATATCATGACCGATAAACAGGTTTTAAAGCCTGCCAAAAAAAGAAAAAAAGACGGCAAAATCAAGCTCAACAAGCTTGAAATGTCTGCCAAAACCAATTACGCACTTTTGCTCTGGAAAAAGGGCGACATTCAAAAGGCTATCGAACTTTTAGAGTATGTGCATGCCCACATGCGCACCACCGACTTGTACTGCAACTTAGGCTACCTCTACATTTTAAGCGGAGACATGGAAAAAGCTTTAAAATACAATTTAAAAGCCTATGACTTCAATCCGAATCACAACGGCATTTGCGACAACCTAGCATACACTTACTACAAACGCGGAGAATATGATGACGCGTTAGAGCTTTATGAAGAAATCATGGAGCACGAAAAAAAGCCGGGCTTCCCGGAATGCTATTACAATTACGGTGTTGTCTTAGCGCATTTTGGTGAAAAAGAAAAAGCCGCAAAGCAGTTTGAACATGCTTTGCAGCTTGAATTTGACGGATTTTGCAACATCACCAAAGAACAGGTGGAGGATGCCCTTAAAAATCTTTCGTAAACGGCACATTTTCCACGGTAAACTCTTTATTTTTTAAATAATCCAAATGGGACGGTGTTGTAAAAGTAAACTTCAGTTTATAAGAATAAAGCGCCTGATACTTATACGGAAGCCCTTTATTCTGCTCATTGGTGCCGTATTTGGTGTCCCCTGCCAATGGATGTCCGATATAGGCAAAATGCGCGCGAATCTGGTGCGTACGTCCGGTAAACAGCTCTACCTCCACCAGCGAGAGCTTGCCGTTGGTTTTCAGCATTTTGTATCCCGTTTTGATTTTACGCGCTCCATCTTCGGGTGTATCAAATATAAACGCACGGTTCTGCCGTGTGTTTTTTATATGGTATGCTTCTAAAATTGCCGATTTGGGCTTTAAAACACCGTGACAGATGCACAAATACTTTTTCTGTATTTCCTTGTCCTTGATTTTTTGATTCATTACACGCAAGGTTTTGGCGTTTTTGGCAGCAATAACAATTCCGCCTGTATTTTTATCAATGCGGTTACATAAAGACGGTGCAAAAGTCCCCTCTTTTTTGGGGTCGTATTCGCCTTTTAGATACAGATATGCCTGAATGTGGGTAATCAGTGTTTCGGTTTTGTCGGTTTCGTCCGCATGCACACTGACACCCGGCTCTTTATCCACCAAAAGCAGGTTTTCGTCCTCGTACAGGATGTTAAGTCTTGGCTCTAAATGATAAATGTCCGCCTTTTCTTTACGGGGAATTAAAAACTCGTCGTTGATATAAAGCTCTAAAACATCCCCCTCACAAAGCTTGGTGGAAATTTCGGCTCTTTTCCC is a genomic window of Clostridia bacterium containing:
- a CDS encoding RluA family pseudouridine synthase: MQKFVIAANDAEQRLDKYLTKKFPDMPTGILYKGVRKKRIKVNGKRAEISTKLCEGDVLELYINDEFLIPRKEKADIYHLEPRLNILYEDENLLLVDKEPGVSVHADETDKTETLITHIQAYLYLKGEYDPKKEGTFAPSLCNRIDKNTGGIVIAAKNAKTLRVMNQKIKDKEIQKKYLCICHGVLKPKSAILEAYHIKNTRQNRAFIFDTPEDGARKIKTGYKMLKTNGKLSLVEVELFTGRTHQIRAHFAYIGHPLAGDTKYGTNEQNKGLPYKYQALYSYKLKFTFTTPSHLDYLKNKEFTVENVPFTKDF
- a CDS encoding CCA tRNA nucleotidyltransferase; the protein is MNEKQTALEIIRSLNRNGHKAYLVGGSVRDMLMQKTPYDFDIATSALPAEVKRIFNKTIDTGLKHGTVTVLERGASFEVTTFRTESTYFNHRAPDMVEFVSDIQEDLKRRDFTINAMAYHPGEGMIDPYGGQTDLETKTIRCVGDPETRFEEDALRMLRCVRFACKTNFKVHPGTLSAMHKKRVLLQHVSAERIYDELTKCLLSDFPERLRVGFETGLFEVILPELHACFLTEQNTKYHLYNAGDHILKAVCTAPKDKTVRFAALLHDIAKPQSKTTDADGQDHFKGHEEKSAMLATDILHRLKAEKALISDVSILIANHRAQDYPDKYAVKQKIRAVGKQRFPLFLELLKADTAAHNPEFTSLRLKAQQYLEQTYLEILQSQEPLEIKDLALSGKDLLQAGYTGTEIGEKLNALLELVLQRPELNTKNALLERI
- a CDS encoding glycosyltransferase; amino-acid sequence: MNIMILTVSAGQGHHATGRAITEYFESKGHTTKTVDVYEYISPIISKSIEKGYLVSTKYTKKAYRQFYRKAETVTRPTFSYATNRAFGKLFRSCIKEFMPDAIICTHVWAAQFIDSYINKYGAGKMITVGVVTDFVLHPYWERTKVDYLITASELLNRSIQKKNIPLEKVRAFGIPIRNQFSTPLSRKEACQKLGIPDKITILIMSGSMGYGNVARHILALDSLDQDFQILAVCGRNKHLQHSLEKLDLKKDLFVYGYTDEVHVMMDAASCIVTKPGGLSVSESLAKGLPMILMNPIPGQEDRNLDFMLNNGLAQYVTKLHPLDEAVFQLFSSPDLLENRRRVAQAFGKPNATQDLCEFIIEVHNERKANGS
- a CDS encoding tetratricopeptide repeat protein, which translates into the protein MIWRIYLQKARNANAKGDTDLAISYMYQMLKYRPNAKAKILLGYFLLKKNRIEQAEEIFEKHIMTDKQVLKPAKKRKKDGKIKLNKLEMSAKTNYALLLWKKGDIQKAIELLEYVHAHMRTTDLYCNLGYLYILSGDMEKALKYNLKAYDFNPNHNGICDNLAYTYYKRGEYDDALELYEEIMEHEKKPGFPECYYNYGVVLAHFGEKEKAAKQFEHALQLEFDGFCNITKEQVEDALKNLS